CGGTGGCGTCCTCCAGGGCCTCACCGTCGCGGGTGCCATTGAGGTCGATGGTGACGAGGTCATTCTTGGCGGCAGCTCGCTCGACCTCAGTGTTGGTGGCGAAACGCTGACGCAGGGTCTCAATGCGCTCGTCAACGTCCTCGTCGGGCACCTCGACAGCGGGCACCTCGACGGAGATGGCGGACAGATCAGGCAGGTCGAACTCAGGACGCACGTCCACCTCGGCGGTGAACTCGACGACCTCGCCATCCTCCAGCTTGGTCACCTCGATGTCGGGCTGACCAAGAGGAACGACCTTGTTCTCCTCGACGGCCTTGCCGTAAGCGCCAGGCAGCGCATCGTTGATGGCCTCCTGAAGGACGACTCCGCGGCCGAAACGCTGGTCGATGACCGGAGCTGGCACCTTTCCCTTGCGGAAGCCGGGAACATTGACCTGGGCGGAAATGTCCTTGTATGCCTTGTCAAGGCTGGGCTTCAGTTCATCGAAGGGCATCTCGATCGTGAGCTTCACACGGTTGGTGCTGAGCTTCTCAAGGGTGCTGGGCACGAAGTCTCTCCTGTGGTTCCGATTCTGTCGTCCCCGTTTCAGGGAACACACATTCCACCCGATTCTAGCGATGTGGTGGCATGGGGGCCAATGAGATACCTGGGAGGTTGATGTCATGGCGCGCGATCCTGGTTTTCCCGGCGTAACCACGACCACGCCGACGATTACTCCCTCGGCCCCGCGCAGATTCTGGGATGATCCCCATGACGATTCGTCCGTGACGCCACCCACATCGAGGAAAGCCGCCGTGACTACTGCATCCATCGAACTCCAGGACGCTCTCGCTGCCCGTTTCCTGCGCTACAGCGCAATCTCCAGCCAGAGTGACGCCTCCGCCACCGTCGTTCCTTCCTCGCAGGGACAGTGGGAGTTTGCGCGGTTGCTGGCCGCAGAACTCGAGGAAGCCAAGGTCGAGGACGTCCATCTCAGTGACACCTGCGTGCTGACCGCGCGGATTCCGTCAACCCTGCCTGATGGCAAGACCGCACCGACCATCGGCTTTTGCACCCACCTCGACACCGCAGACTCAGGTCTGAGCCCAGACGTCCACGCCCGAATCGTCGAGCACACTGGTGGGGACATCCATTTGGGTGGCGACCAGTGGATCCGCCGTGAAGAACACCCAGAGATTGACGCCTACGTGGGACAGCGCATCCTCGTAACCGATGGAACCAGCGTCCTCGGAGCCGACGACAAGGCTGGAGTGGCGTCGGTGATGGAGGCCGTCGTCCGGTTGATGTCCGATCCGCGACCCCATCCTGAGGTGTACCTGTCATTCGTGCCTGACGAGGAAATCGGGCTGCGCGGAGTGCAGACGATGGACCTCGAACGTTTCCCGGTGGACTGGGCATACACCTTGGACTGCTGCGAGCTCGGTGAGGTGGTTGAGGCAACCTTCAACGCGGCCTACGCGACGGTGGTGATCGAGGGAGTTGCGGCCCATCCGATGAGCGCTTATGGCGTCATGGTCAATCCCATCCTCGTTGCCCACGACCTCATCGGGAGGTTCGACCCGACCCAGACTCCGGAGTGCACCAAGGACCGTGAGGGTTACATCTGGGTGGATGCCATCCATGGCGATCAGTCCGTGACAACGATCGACGTGAACATCCGCGATCACGACCGAGGTCGATTCGAACAGCGCAAGGACGAGATTCGCCAGGTCGTCGAGCAGGTTCGCACATCTCATCCGCGTGCCCGCATCGATGTCACCTTCAAGGACGTCTACGCCAATCTGGAGGACTCCAAGACCTCGGACAATGCAGTCGCGACCCAGCGACTCCTGGACGCCATGAGGGCTGTGGGAGTCGAGCCCATCCATCGGTCGATGCGTGGTGGCACCGACGGCTCCTGGCTCTCAACCCAGGGTATCTTCACCCCGAATTTCTTCACCGGTGCCCACAACTTCCATTCTCGGTGTGAGTTCCTGCCGTTGCCGAGCCTGGAGCGCAGCCACAACATCGTCATGGAGTTGATGCGAGGAGTCTCGTCCTAACAAACAAATTCGTCACAAAGCAGCTCATCACAGATGAGGGTGTGGATCGGTAGCCGATCCCTGGGCCTCGATGTGGGTCGAGGTCCTTGGATGATGGAAGTCCCTACACCGCCTCACCAAAGACCTCGACACGGACAACCCAGTAACATAGAGCACTGGAAGCCAGAATAAATGCTGCAGCTCCTAGCATCCATCCGAATACAAAATACTATTTAATAATCCCTTTATCCCGATATTTGCGCTGCGTCCACCGGTTCCAGACGAGCAGTACGCCAGCACCGATAAACGTAATAACAATAATTCCAGAGCATAGAGCTACACGAATCGCGATAGACTCTGCATTAGCGATCGTATCCCATGCCCCCCAAATAATAAGCGGAGAAAAGACAACTGTTAATGCGATTGCAAAAGACCATACATGGTTTTCAATCCAGTTATTCATCTCATCCATCCTTTCCAATCTAGATCTACTCAAGATGCTCGGCACCCAGATAAACCGAGATTGGCTGGGTATGCGTAGAGCCACGGACGCGCCTTGGGACAGCGTCCAACTTTTTTGATAACTTGCTTAGCGACAACCGTTGCTGCCTATACTACTGCACACCCCACAGCATTGACACCAGGAATCGCACAGATTGCAGCCTTAAGTGCAGTTCCCGCAGAGCTCACCATCAAGCTTTGTGCTGCCCGATTAAATCGAACCCACCGTCCTTTTGAATCGGTTCCAGACCAAATCTTCGGATACTACTCGTTACCTCCCGCTCGATCCATATATGGAGAATAGACCGCATCGGAGAGCTCGGCAGCTTAGCTTGATGTCGGATCTGCTTCATAGTAGAATTGCACGACTCCATTATCACCAAAAATTATTTCCGTTACGTACACGTTGCCCCCTTCGTCACTGACAGTGTAAGTAACATCACCCGCAGCAACTTTCGCTTGCATGATTATTCGCAATGCTTCATCGAGGGTCGCAAGATCATTTTCCGCAAGATTCACATCTGAATTCGTGTCATATTCCGCTAGTGGACGAAGAGACAAATCCATATCCGTAGGAACCGAGCGCGTTACTGTTGCAACCGTCTTGATATCATCTAGCGGTTGAGCCAAAGCCAAACCACTAGAACTGAACGCTAGTGAGATGGCCAGTAATCCGAAAGCTGTTGCTTTTCCTATGAGAGCCCTGTTAACCATTTTGATCTCCTTTGACGTCTAACAAGTAACTTCATAGACTCGTCTAGAATATTCAGTCTGCCTCAGGCACGATACCGACGAATGTCGGTCCGCCATACCGACATTCGTCGGCGTTGGCAAGGAGGCGTTCGCCAAGACGTACCAACAGGGCGTCCCAACAGGGCATCTAGTTGTTGCTGTCCATGACGTTATAGACGCGACCGGAGATGCGAGGGGGCAGGTCTTCCCGTCAGGATGAGTGGTCTCTGAGCCATCATCCGAAGAAAGAAAGGCCTAGCCTTGATCACCTACGCTAACTCACCGCTCGGAACACGCCGTCGTCTGGTCGTACGCTGCCAACATCGCCTGATCACTGAGGTCGCCAAGGAAAATGGGCATCTCCCGCGCGTGTGCATGGAAGTGAGTCAACCGTCACCGCAGCTTGGGTGAGTCCGGACTGCTCGACGGCTCGTCGGCCCCGGGAACCACCCCGTTGCGGATACCGACGAGGTGAGAGCATTGGCCTGCCTCCTGCGGCAAGACACGAAATGGTCCGCGTCCCGAACACGATCACAGCCTGCTATCGCGGACACATGATCTACCTGGGTGGGAAGAAAGCCAGCACGACCCCGAGGGCGG
The genomic region above belongs to Cutibacterium equinum and contains:
- the pepT gene encoding peptidase T, yielding MTTASIELQDALAARFLRYSAISSQSDASATVVPSSQGQWEFARLLAAELEEAKVEDVHLSDTCVLTARIPSTLPDGKTAPTIGFCTHLDTADSGLSPDVHARIVEHTGGDIHLGGDQWIRREEHPEIDAYVGQRILVTDGTSVLGADDKAGVASVMEAVVRLMSDPRPHPEVYLSFVPDEEIGLRGVQTMDLERFPVDWAYTLDCCELGEVVEATFNAAYATVVIEGVAAHPMSAYGVMVNPILVAHDLIGRFDPTQTPECTKDREGYIWVDAIHGDQSVTTIDVNIRDHDRGRFEQRKDEIRQVVEQVRTSHPRARIDVTFKDVYANLEDSKTSDNAVATQRLLDAMRAVGVEPIHRSMRGGTDGSWLSTQGIFTPNFFTGAHNFHSRCEFLPLPSLERSHNIVMELMRGVSS